Proteins found in one Leptidea sinapis chromosome 23, ilLepSina1.1, whole genome shotgun sequence genomic segment:
- the LOC126971203 gene encoding zinc finger BED domain-containing protein 4-like, which produces MSPPTKSNVWDYFEPNKEDQDKADCKICKKSYSRKGRTTSSLKNHLKSMHSEEFSTFENISKEKKLQQMKSDANKVTTPLQESKKQLSLEEMVLKEKKWDVNNLNSKKIDKLIGEMIALQNLPFNFVEGLGFRRLMQELAPRYNFRGRNFFTDFVCKELYSKVAQKVKGLIENFDNMSFTSDIWSDPSSNASLLSLTCHGIAENFDRSSIILKCETFDGRHTGDIVAEKFSNMLSEWNIKKQQLHCLIRDEGSNMKRAARLAALNDIDCTVHKIQLAIRSCLGSQENIKILKQKCKRITTHFNHSTIAQKQLQSIQDRLNQPHLKVFQDCVTRWNSTFYMFERFSKIKDALSLYMNDNEIDPILPEEWKMIESFIQLLGPFEEATRELSSSSALISSVIPIIQMLEKKVDDYLYLTRSQEFDPIRQAVTTLKNELSTKFSSLGENNLYTIATYLDPRYKHKFFTPVTEEKIKDDILKMINIENDNFESVNTNAKRAKITDCMENETEQLGPGTSGFNKKPCLKNDLAMMLDSSSEDESQDEPENSSVEAVLKKELLAYRTKKRINVSENPLNWWSVHRGEFKVLSPIVRRFLSAPPGSVPSEQLFSSAGLIYEPLRNRLEPEKAAILLFIKYNAPIFKFNY; this is translated from the exons ATGTCACCACCGACCAAAAGTAATGTATGGGAttattttgaaccaaataaagaaGACCAGGATAAAGCTGAttgtaaaatatgcaaaaaaagCTACTCTCGCAAGGGCCGCACCACGTCGTCTTTAAAAAACCATCTTAAGTCGATGCACTCAGAAGAATTTTCTACATTTGAGAACAttagtaaagaaaaaaaattacaacagatGAAATCTGACGCAA ATAAAGTTACCACTCCTCTGCAAGAATCAAAGAAACAACTTTCATTAGAGGAAATGGTTCTAAAAGAAAAGAAGTGGGACGTCAATAACTtgaattctaaaaaaattgataaactcATTGGAGAAATGATTGCACTTCAAAATTTGCCGTTTAATTTTGTTGAAGGGCTAGGTTTTCGTAGACTGATGCAAGAATTAGCACCAAGATATAACTTTAGGGGACGCAATTTTTTTACAGATTTTGTATGCAAGGAATTATATAGCAAAGTGGCTCAAAAAGTTAAAGGATTAAtcgaaaattttgataacatgtCGTTTACGTCTGACATTTGGTCGGATCCTAGCTCAAACGCTTCTTTGCTTAGCCTGACTTGCCATGGAATTGCAGAAAACTTTGATAGATCATCGATAATATTGAAATGTGAGACATTTGACGGCCGTCACACTGGTGACATAGTTGCTGAAAAATTCAGTAACATGCTTTCTGAATGGaacattaaaaaacaacaactGCATTGCCTAATCAGAGATGAAGGGTCTAATATGAAACGAGCCGCGCGATTAGCAGCATTAAATGATATAGACTGTACTGTTCACAAGATACAACTGGCTATCCGTAGTTGTTTAGGTTCtcaagaaaacataaaaatactaaaacaaaaatgtaagagAATTACGACCCATTTCAATCACTCTACCATTGCCCAGAAACAACTGCAATCAATTCAGGACAGACTGAATCAACCGCACCTGAAAGTGTTTCAAGATTGTGTAACACGATGGAACAGTACATTCTACATGTTCGAGCGTTTTTCAAAGATAAAGGATGCTCTGAGCCTTTACatgaatgataatgaaattgacCCTATTCTACCAGAAGAATGGAAAATGATTGAAAGTTTCATTCAATTACTGGGACCTTTTGAGGAAGCAACACGGGAACTGAGCAGCTCTTCTGCTCTTATTTCATCTGTGATACCGATAATACAAATGCTTGAAAAAAAAGTTGatgactatttatatttaacaagatCGCAAGAGTTTGATCCGATTCGTCAGGCTGTAACGACTTTGAAAAACGAACTTTCTACAAAGTTTTCTAGCTTGggagaaaacaatttatataccaTCGCTACCTACTTAGATCCTCGCTATAAGCACAAATTTTTCACACCGGTGACTGAAGAAAAGATTAAAGatgacattttaaaaatgataaatattgagAATGACAATTTTGAATCAGTTAATACCAATGCCAAAAGGGCTAAAATAACTGATTGCATGGAAAATGAAACAGAACAACTAGGACCAGGGACTTCAGGTTTCAACAAAAAGCCATGCTTAAAAAACGACCTGGCTATGATGTTAGATTCGTCGAGTGAAGACGAAAGTCAAGATGAGCCAGAAAATAGTAGCGTTGAAGctgtattaaaaaaagagttacTTGCTTACCGtactaaaaaaagaataaatgtgAGTGAAAATCCTTTAAACTGGTGGAGTGTACATCGAGGGGAATTCAAGGTATTATCGCCGATAGTACGAAGATTTTTATCTGCTCCACCGGGCAGTGTTCCTAGCGAACAACTATTTAGTAGCGCGGGATTAATTTACGAACCTCTGCGTAACAGACTAGAACCAGAAAAGGCGGCAATACTACTCTTCATCAAGTATAATGCtcctatttttaaattcaactacTGA